The genomic region AGATTACCTCCTGGATACAACGAAAGGAGAGACGATGAAGCTTTCAGAAAGAGGCGCCATAAGGTCAGCGATCTCCGATGGGGGAATACATCTTTACCCCGCCGGCAAACTGACTGACATCATCACGAGCTCGCTATCCGGAGATAAACTCGATGGCGATTTCAACCCGGAATCCACAGCCGCAAAACTGCTTTCGGTTGCAGGCCCTTCCGATCCTGACGCATCGGAAATTTTTAAAAAAGATATCGCAACAGTTGCCGACAGAGTTTCCAAAATGGAGCCTGAATATAGGATAGAACCCGTTTTCGAAAAGATGGCACAGTCTCTTCCAGCGATGGCTAAGAGGTATTATGGTTTGAATGATCTTGAATTCACCACCCCCAAGGTGATCGAATACTATTTCGAAGGTCACAGCGAAATTTACAAAGATGCCGACTGGTTTGCGTTCAACGTCAATCATTCAGAAGCGAAAGAGCTGGGCGTTCCATTCGGAATCTATTTCAAAAGAAGCCAGGTTACCCCGGGAATGCCGGAGTACGTAACTATGCATGAAGCTAATCATGTCATGCAGGAAAAGGCCGCCTCCGCAAAAGGATACCACTCGTACATACCATGGTTTGACGAAGGATTCGCCGACGCGCTCGGCAGGATGATGCTCTATCGCGCCACCGAAGATGAAGAGATGCTCCGCCGGGTTAAAAATTTTCGAACCGAAATAGACGTAACCGACCCAAGAAAGGTCACCTACCACTACGGCGAAGAGACAGCCATCCTGACGCTCCTTCGAGGCCGCCTTCCGTTTGCCAGGGCTTTGATGTCACTTCGCAAAAATGATCCGTTCTCGGTTGATTGGGATGCCTACGCCAATTTCATAAAAAGCGGGCTTGATCCTCACGTGGCTATAATCAAGGCTTACGCAGGGAAAAAGCCGGAGAATTTCAGAAAGGCCCTCGATCGGGACGAAAAAAAATTCCGAACCGAGAGCGACCTAGATCAGATGGATTTGAGGGTGCTTTCGATGTTCTGTGCGACTCAGGCACCAGCTACACTCCAAGCTTCGGAATACAAGACCTGCATGTGGCTGCTTGAAGAGGTCGAAAAAAGGCCGTCGCCATATTTCATCGATCCGGAAATAATTCCATCGACAATGAGAGCGAAGGTTCCCGATTGGAAGGAGGAAATGGCCGTGCCGGCAGCATCTATACCGGCCGAATTATGGGACAAAGCCCCTGAAATTAGTTTGAAGGTCCTTATTCCTGAAAATGCCATTCCCGAAAATTTGAAAGCGAGTACCGCTAAATTGACGACGATGTATTTTATAATAAAGCGAACGATCGGCGGCACCACTTACTACGAGCCCTTCGGAGGAGGACTGCCGTACAGGATTAAAACCGGTGAAATAAGATGTTCATACTGACAACCAAAACACGATACCAAAAATCGGGAGGATGATATGAAGATTGCAAAGACTTTGATGGTCGTAATGGCGGTCGTGATGGCGCTTGGAATGCAGTCCTGCGACAGGAGGCGCGGTGAGGTCGGAAGCAGCTCCAATCCGGTGAGATTTTATTTCATGCCCCTCAAGGGAACCGATCTCTACAAACAGTACGCCCCAGTATTGGAAAAATATATCGAGGCAAACTCGGGGCTTAGCGTAGAAACTATCGAAGCGCCCGACTTCATAACGATCATAAAAAACTTCGGCGAAAAAAAGGCTGACATCGCATTCATAAATACACTTGGATATCTTATGGCACATGACTGGGCCAAGGCCGAAGCATATCTGCAGATGCTCTATGACGATGTCTACAGAACCTATCGCGGTGAAATTCTGGTTCGCGCCGATAGCGAAATCAACGACATTTCGGATCTGAACGGAAAAAAGATCGCCTTTGCAGATCCCTTTTCAGCAGGAGGATATTTATATCCTCTCAAGCTGCTTAACGAAAACAAGGTCAAGGTCAAAGATACCGTATTCGCCGGCGGACATCTCAAGGGGATAGAGATGCTATACAACGGACAGGTGGATGCCGCCGCCACTTATCATTCACGCCCTGGAATCTTGGGTGAGGAAAAAGATGCTCGTATAGAATTTTTAAAAAAGTATCCTGACATAATGACGAAGATAAAAATTCTCGCACTCACCGATGAAATACCAAACGGCCCAGTGACACTGAGAAAGGATCTCCCGGAAGACGTGAAGGCCAAGCTCGTTGGAGCAGTCATATCATTCGCCAAGACTCCCGAAGGAAGAGATGCTCTGCTAAACCTTTACAATGTTACCGGACTCGCACTGGCCGACAATGCAAACTATGATGACGTGAGGGAAACCCTCAAGGAGCTGGGCAAATCTATTGATGAGGTAGTGCCGGGCGGGATAACCTTCTACAGAAAAAATGCTGAAGCATGGCTGGAATACTAATCGCCGATAAGCATCGCACAAACAAAACGCCCTGCGTAGCTTCTACGCGGGGCGCTTTTTATGCGATCGATAAAAAACTATTTCCCCTTTTGAGCCCTGATCTCTTCTACGTTTTTCACCTCGCGGATCGAATCGAGGGCGGTGCCATCGAGATATTTTACAACGCCCACAACCCTGTCACCAAACACCGGTTTGAGCGGCTTTGGAAACTCTGAAGCCTTCGACTTGGCCAGCGACACCGCTTCATCCATGGACACGAATTTCACTCCGTATCCCTGCATCTTCTTTTTGAGTTCAATATTTCTCGCCGCCTTGGCGTTAGTTTTTTGATCATTGATGATCATTCCATCCGGAGTCATTATGAAATCCACAAAATATCTCCCTGGCGTAGAAACGGTCGTAACGCTATCCCTTAAAATTATATTTCCTCTCCTGTTAAGCGGCGCCTGAACTATCACTACCGACGCACCATGCGCAACTTCAGTATGACCGCCTATCGCCTTGGATGGGATCCCGTTTGAGAACGTGGTTACATTGACGTCAAAATTTCTATCAACCTCTATCGCTCCCAAAAGAGCCACATCCAGAAGACCTGTAACCGGCGCCCTGTAAGGCGACCCGTATTGAAGCATGTCCATCGGGGTATTTACATGCCACATAGACCTCATCGTTATCGCTGCGACGCGATCGAAACACTGTCCGTTATAAAGCTGTTTCACGAGACCAGCATTTACCGCAGCGATGAGATCCTCCGTGACTCCGCCTATCATCATATCGATAGAAATCCCTTCTTTCGCCAGATGGTTGATAGCAGCAAGCCCCGTTCCAGAGCCAAGCTGCACACACGGCAGTCGATCTTTTATCTCCATGGCCTTAACAACAGATACTATATTCGAAAGAGTCTTAAGCCTCTCGGGAGTGATGTTCTGCGTAGCCGTTTCACCTGAGGAAAGCCCGTGGTTATCGCCGATAGTAGGAACCTCCACCACGTCGGTGACCTGCTGCATGCCTATCGATAGGTATGGGGAGATTCCGCTGATAAGGTCATCCGTCAAAACGACAAAGCCTTTACGCGAAAATTTAGCATCGGGGACCATGAATGAAGCAAATCCAAAGACGGAATTGGGCAACCCGCGCCACCCGTTGCAGTTGCCGAATCTATCTGAGGAGCTCGCTGCGCAAAAAGCCACGTCTATTTCGAGTTGACCGGTTTCAATATCGGCTGCCCTGCCGGAATGGCTTCTCGTTTCAAAGATGTGTTTCATCCCACCGGATGCTATGAGATACCCGAGATCGCCGCGAACCGATCCGCCGCGAATCTGCACGACGACTCCCTTTTCTATCGCTTCCATTATTATCGGGATATGGCATGGAAAGAGCGATGTCGGAGCAAGAACGAGGTTCCTGAAGTTCATATCTATGATTACGCGCATAACCTGTTCGAGGACGGCATCTCCATTTCTCAAGCCGTGATGAAACGATATCGTATCGCCATCAACAAGCCCCGTCCTCTCTATCGCATCGCGTATAGATCCGCGAACTTTGCTTTCGGTCCTGGTGCCCCTGAAAACTTCGGGAATAAACTTGGGAACATAATCTATGTCGGGACCTTTAAAGGGTCTGTAGGATTCCGGGATATACCTGCCTATTGCGTTTTTGATCAGGTTTGCCGTCATCTGTCACCTTTTCATCGCTTGCCGGAATTCAACTGCCATAGCATCGCTAAAGCAGAACCATACCTCTCCTTCAATACGGCATCGTCTTTGGACTCCGGTTCGTTGGGCATGGATACGAATGGAACATCGACACCACACACGCTTAAATACCCATGAGATTTTCCATAGGTAATTTTTTTCCAATCATTCTCTATGAAGAAACCGTACATATCCTTGTCCGGAACCTTATGAAAGAGTATCGAGCCTTTCTCGTCCTTTTTGTAGCGGGCAGAGTTTTTTCTGTATGACTCTTCAAATGACACATCTATATAGAGTATAGCTGCGTCTTTAAGGATGGATAAATCTATCTTGGAAAGGCTATCCATAAAACCGTCATCCTTGCCTCTGGCAAATTCTATCAGCAGCGTTCCGGTTTTGAAAAAGTTTTCATCGGATGCACGCTTCAATATCGCCTCGTTGAACTTACCCATCTGAGAGCTGCGAAATTTGGGAACGGTGAGATTATATCCCTCTTCGGTATGTTCTGAATAAAGCCTGGCCTCTCCTCTGGCTTCCCTCTTATCATCCTCAGTGCATGCCTCCCATATCCACGGGAAATCATCCACCTCTTCAAATTCTCCTATATGAAACAGCGACGCCCGCTCGTCGCGCGTAAGCTTTTTCATATAGTCGATAAATTCGGACTTTCCTGCAGCCGGTCTTCCGAGTATAAAAAGGTTTCTGAAGATATTCATATCGTTCCTTTCTTCAAGATCGCCTGTTTCGGAAAAGCTCGTAGAGCGCCCCCATCGCATCCTCATATCTCTTGCTCAGCAAGACAGGATCCTTGATTTCAGGTTCGTTGAGAACCGTTACGAACGGGACATTCACC from Myxococcales bacterium harbors:
- a CDS encoding phosphate/phosphite/phosphonate ABC transporter substrate-binding protein; translation: MKIAKTLMVVMAVVMALGMQSCDRRRGEVGSSSNPVRFYFMPLKGTDLYKQYAPVLEKYIEANSGLSVETIEAPDFITIIKNFGEKKADIAFINTLGYLMAHDWAKAEAYLQMLYDDVYRTYRGEILVRADSEINDISDLNGKKIAFADPFSAGGYLYPLKLLNENKVKVKDTVFAGGHLKGIEMLYNGQVDAAATYHSRPGILGEEKDARIEFLKKYPDIMTKIKILALTDEIPNGPVTLRKDLPEDVKAKLVGAVISFAKTPEGRDALLNLYNVTGLALADNANYDDVRETLKELGKSIDEVVPGGITFYRKNAEAWLEY